The nucleotide sequence AGGCGCCGGGAAGCTGGCTCAGCCGGGTCAGATCTTCGCGCGAGGATACCGTGAACCCGAAGCCGATGAAGCGCGCTTTTTCTGCGCGCCGCACGCAATAACAGAACGGCTCCGGACCGGCGCCGCGCAAATAAAGGGCTTGCGGTGAACACGACGCGGTCTGCAGACCAAAGTCGCTGAGAAACTGCCCGGCCTTTTCCAGATCAGGACGCTCGAACAGCAGATATGCCAGCGCCAGCGCCCTGACAGTCGGGTCAGGATGCCGCGCGGGTTGGGGTGTCGTCAGCTCAGCCATCATTTTTCGCCTTGTGTCGTCCAGGTCTGTTTCAGCTGTTCGGTGCGCGGGCGCTTGAAGGTCTGGCGCGCGGCGGCCACGGCATTACCCATGGCGGATGCAGCCAGCTTCCCGAACCGGGCGCGTTCCGGTTGTAACCGCGCGGCGCGTTCTGCCGGGTCGGGAGCGGGCAGAATGCGCGGGAAGGCGCCGCCGCGCAGCGGCCCACCTTCGACCGACGCATGCCGGTAGTGGATCGGCATGCGCTTGCTGGAGGGCGCATAGATCACATCATCGCCGGTCCAGCGCAGCGCCAGTGCGCGACGGCGACGCTTGCGCGAGGCGTTGCCGTAGGAGCCATGCAGGGTCAGGGGATGGAAAGCCAGAATATCGCCAGGCTCCATGTCCCAGTCGATCAGATCGTACTGGCCCGGGTTGGCATTGATATCGGGAATGTCTTCCATGTCATCGTCAATGATGCTGGCCACATAATCCGGCGAGATGGCCTTGAAGCGCTGCGGCCATCGGTGCGAGCCCTTGACGTAAAGCAGCCCGCTGTTCTCCCGGTTCACCGGGTCGCAGGGAATCCAGAACGAGCAGATCTGCTCACCGCGAATCGGCCAGAAACTCAGATCCTGATGCCAGGGGGTGGGGGCATCGGTGCCGGGTTCCTTGACGAACATCTGGTCGTAAAAGAAGCGTACTTCCTCCGACTTCATCAGTTGCCGGGCCAATTCCGCACAGGGGCTGTAATAAATCAGGTCGCGCAGGATATCGATGCGTTTCCAGAGGAAAATATCCATCTGGTAGCCCTCGACCTTGCGCGACATGAACCTGCCGAGCACGGAGCTATTGTGCCGGGCCTCTTCAATACCGGCTTCGACCATGGCCATCCAGTTGGGGTCCATAGCCTGTTTCAACATGATGACGCCGTCTTCCTGATACGTCCTGATCTCTTCTGCCGTGAGTGCACGGCGTGGCTGGGCTACGAACGGCATGGGCGGGGTCTCCTGTTGCGTCGGCCCGTCGAGGCCTGATTCAGCTCAACTGCAATTATGGGATTTAATTCAATATTGAAACTAATGTCAATAACGGGTAAAAAGGTTCTCGTTCCCCTATCTCACGAGCTTGCTGACGAGACTGCGATGACGAACGGATCTGATGGGCTGCCCCGGACGACGGATGTACTGGTGATTGGCTTCGGCCCAGTGGGTGCGGCGCTGTGTGCGTTATTGGGGCGCTACGGCGTGACCACCCTGGCGGTGGACAAGGTGGCGGCGGTGATGCGCGCGCCACGCGCCATCGCACTGGACAACGAGGCGCTGCGTATCCTGCAGATGGCCGGGCTGGGGGAGGGGGCGTTCGAGCGGCTCGCCATTCCCGAGGTGCGCATGCATTGCCCTTACCTCGGTCAATTCGGCCGGGCCAACACCAGCGGCACGATTGACGGGCACCCCAAGCTGGTGACCTTCTATCAGCCGGATCTGGAACATGCCTTGCGGCGACAGGTGGCGGCCTACCCCTGCGTGGCATTTCACAGCGGCTACGAGCTGGTGAGTTTCACCCAGGCGGAGGCAGGGGTGACGGCGCAACTGAAGGACGGCGCTGGCGAGATACACGAGGTGGTGGCGCGCTATCTGGTGGGTGCCGACGGCGCCAGCTCAACCGTGCGCGGCCTGATCGGCCAGGGCTTTGAAGGGCAGACCTATCCGGAAGACTGGCTGATTGTGGATGCGATACGCCGGGAGGAGAAGGCGATCGACCATGTCGAGTTCATCTGCCACCCCGACCGGCCGATCCCCCATATGCCTGCACCGGGAGGGCGCGAGCGCTGGGAATTCATGCTCAAGCCCGGCGAGACAAAGGAAGAGATGGAGCGGCCGGAAAAAGTCGCCGAACTGCTCGCCCCCTGGATCGCGCCGGAAGACCTCGTGATCGAGCGCAAGGCGGTGTATCGATTTCATGCCCGCTGCTGCGAATTGTTCCAGCAGGGGCGGGTGTTTCTGGTGGGCGACGCCGCCCATATCACGCCGCCCTTCGTCGGCCAGGGGCTGGTGGCAGGGCTGCGGGACGTGGCCAACCTGGGCTGGAAACTGGCCTGGGTGGTCAGGGGGCAGGCATCGCCTGCGCTGCTGGACAGCTATGACACCGAGCGCCGCCCGCATGCCAGAAAGATGATCGGCCTGGCCAAGCTCATGGGGCATCTGGTGATGCCCCGCAATACCTTCAAGGCCCTGGCGGTACACGGCGCCATGCGCCTGTGCCGGTTCATACCGCCGTTGCGCCGGCAGCTTGAGGAGCTGGAAATCAAACCCCCCAACCGCTTCCGCGAGGGATGCCTGGTCAAGGGCCGCGCGCGCAGGGGAGTGTGCCGTGGCGCGCTGCTGCCGCAGGGGTTTGTCCGGCATCAGGGCCAGATCTGTCCCAGCGACGAGGTGTTCGGTGATCACCTGACGCTGGTCGGTTTCGGTGTGGATCCGCGCCAGTATCTGGATGAGGCCGCCCAGGCTCGCTGGCAAGCCCGCGGCGGTGCCTTTCTGCAGGTCGGATTGCGCGGGCAACGACCCGGAGCGCACACCGCCTTTGCCGAGGACCTGTCGGATGCGCTGGCGAATAACCGGTCCCGGGGCACCGTGATGGTCAGCCGCCCCGACCGCGTCATCATGCACGATGGCCCGGCACAGGAGGCGCAGCGTCTGGTGGACGAATGCCTGCAAGCGCTGTGACAGGCGTTTTTGATGAAGCACTCTCAATATTGATATGTTCCCAGTATGATGAGCCCGGTACGAGGAGGTCCACAATCGGTCTGACGGGGCAGTTCATGGCAAAGAAAGCAGCGGCAAACACTCTGACGCGTGGTTACAAGAAAAAGGCGCGCACCCGGCAGCAACTTCTGGACGCTGCGCTGCGCATCTATGCCCGCACCGGCGTGGCGGGCCTGGCGCTCAATACGCTGGCGGAAGAGGCAGGGGTGTCCAATGGCACCGTCTATAACTACTTCCGCACGCGCGAGGAGGTGCTGGAAGCAGTGGGCCTGGAACTGGCGGTCCAGCTTTCGCAGCAGATACTGGTATTCAGTGAGGGCGTCAGCAGTGGTGCTGAGCGCCTGTGTATCGGCGTACGCACTTTCATGGGCAAGGCCCTGGATGACCCCGAATGGACGCGCGCGCTGATCACTGTGGTGCGCTACGCAGAAGGCATGCGTTCTGCCCTGGCCAATTACCTGCGGGCGGATTTGCAGGCAGGGCGTGAGCAGGGCGATTTCGACTATGCCAACGAAGAGATGGCCATGGCCATGGTGATGTCCGCCACCATGGGCGCCATGAATCTTGTCGTGGAAGGCATCGAGATGGAGCATGCGGATCGCGTCGCGGCTGAAATGATTCTCCGGTCGCTGGGAGTGAGTGCCAGCAAGGCCAGGAAGATTGCCAGCCTGCCGCTGCCCAGAACTGCGGACTAGCAGCCATTTGAGGTGTGTTCATGAGCCGATTAAACGGCTGCGCCTCCCAACTGATCCCCGGCACTGGCCGCAAACCATTCCAGAATATCGTGACGCTGGTGCGCGCTGTGCGGGTGCGCCAGCAGTCCCTCCACCAGAAACGTCGCCACCGTCGCCAGGGTGGCGCAGCGTGATGCCTCGACGCCTGCTGTTTTCAGGGCAAAGATGACGGTGCTTTCGACGAACTGATGAAACTGGTCATGCCAGGCACGAATGACCGGTGACTGGTCCAGGCGACTGTGCACGGTGGCGACCATCTCGCGGCTCTGTTCGAGTTCGTCCAGAAGCCAGGCCATCTGTGCTTTCAACGGCAAGCCGCCCATCGCAGGCAGGTGTTGCAGGGTCTGCGACAGCAAACGGTTGAGCACGCCCACCAGCAACTCATCCTTGCTGGCGTAGTACCAGTAGAGCGTATTGGGCGCGACATCCAGTGCACGGGCGATTTGCTGCATGGAGGTGGCCTCGAAGCCCTGTTCCATGAACAGACGTGCGGCGGTCTCTTCCAGGGCCGCCTTCTTTACCTTTGCGTCCACATCCCGCTTGTTCTTGGCCATGGCGCCAGCTCCAGGGGTAAATCAAGTCATCTTGTATGGCATTCAAGAGTGCTAGTCTCACACCTTGAATAGCATACAAGACAGCGCATGCGAGACAACCCCGTCTGGAGAAAGGATCCATGGAATCATTGCGATACAGCCCTGCGGACCTGACCTGCCGCATCGAGCGTACCGGCTACTACTATCAAGGGACCTGGTGTGCCGCCACGCTGTACCGGCCCGCTGCCACAGGCGATGCCGCGTTGCCTGCGATCCTCATGGTCCATGGTTGGGGCGGTACCCAGGATACGCTGACTGTGCCCTTTTATGAGGAATTCACCCGGGCGGGATTCGTGGTGATGAGCTTCGACTACACGGGCTGGGGAGACAGTGCCGGGCTGCCCCGGCATACCATCTCGGCCCGTGGACGCGTCAGGGAAGCCGATGCCGCGCTGGCGTTTCTGAAATCCCGGCCGGGCGTCGACAGGAACAGGATTGTGGTGTGGGGCACATCGTTCGGAGGCGGCCATGCGGTGGAGCTGGCGGCGGAGCATCCGGAGCTGCTCGGCGCCATCGCCCAGGTGCCGATGCTCGACGGGCTGGCGGCGGTGCGCGCGGTGCCGCTGGCACGGCTGCTGCGCTTCGGCCTCTACTGCCTGGTCGATCTGATCAAGCCGGGCCAGCCCGTTTATATCCAGGTGGTTAGCGCGCCGGGCGCTTTTTCCAGTATGGATCGCGATGATGCCGGCAAGGCGCTGGCCCTGGGGGAGCAGAGCGCCGGGCGGGGTTATGACAACCGCGTTGCGGCGCGCTCATTGATGACGATGGGGCCTTATCGTCCGTTCAAACGCCTGAGGGATATCCGCATTCCCACGCTGCTGCTGGGTGCCACCGGCGATAGCGTGGCGCCCTTTATAGAAGGGAAAATCCGGCGGGTGAACAACCCGCACCTCACGGTGGATACCGTAGAAGCGAATCATTTTGAACCCTACTTCGAACCGGTGTTCAGCAGTGTTATCAGCAAACAACTGGCGTTTCTGAAAAGCCTCGTCGCCTGAGCAGCGCGGTGTGCGGGGCGGGTTCAAGGTCTGCGGGTTCCAGGAAAGTACTGCACCCGCAACTGTCTCGGTCACTGTTCGTAGGCCAGACGCGGAAAGCGTGTGCCTCACGGCCTCCATCTCATGCTGCAAGGCCGCCACCGCCTGCTGATAATCCAGTGCGCGTTGGTCGTTCAGTTGCTGCTGATGGTCGAGGGCCTCCCATTTCGCAAGCGTATCGGCCGGATAATGGCGCTGCCGCAGGTCGCGGATAATTTGTGCCCGCGTCGTGACATCGTCGACACCCGTCAGGAGCAATGCCCGTTTCCGCTGATAGCGGCCATCAATTCGCCAGCCTGCCATTGCCGAAGGCGGAGAGTTAGGCCTACCCGCCTTGCGCATTTCTGAATAAAACGCCCGGCCGGATGATTCATGAACGGCCCTGGCCAGCTTCCAGGTTCAGCCTGACTACACGCCTCTCTGTTTCGCGCCTCGCCTTGTGCGTGCGCCATGCACTGGCTGTGCCCGCCGGGCAGCCTTCCTGGCCCGCGCTTGTCGTGAAGCGCTTGCCTGCCTGACATCACGCTCTTCACAAAGCGCTGCATTATCTATAAAGTGAACGCGTGTTCACAAACAATAACCCCTGTTCAGGAGGCCCAGGCATGACCACTTCGATGTCCGAACCCAAGCCTTCGAAGGGCTGGCTGGCAAAGCTCTCGACGATCACTGACATGTTCGCCTATCCGCTACGCACGTCCCACTATGTGGAACTGGTGAACCCGCTGTGGACCACGCACCGCATGCACGCGAGGGTGGTGGAGGTGTGGGACGAGACCCGCGACTGCCGCACCATTACCCTGCAACCCGGCGCCAACTGGCGGCTGCACCGCCCCGGTCAGCACATCCGTGTCGGCATCCCGGTGGACGGCCGGCATTACACCCGTACCTATACCATTTCATCGCCGCCGGAGCGGGATGACGGCCGTTTCACGATCACCGTGAAAAAGATCGATGGCGGTCGCCTGTCGCACCATATCGTGCGGCACCTGAAAGTGGGCGACCACATTCCCGTGGGGCTGCCCCAGGGCGATTTCTATCTGCCGGACGCCTCGCCGATCCAGCCGCTGTTCATCACCGCCGGCAGCGGCATTACCCCGGCCATGAGCATGTTGCGCAGCCTGATTGCGCAGCAGCGCCTGCCGGACACCGTCCACATCCATTACGCGCCACACGAATTCGACACCATTTTCGGCAAGGAACTGCGCAAGCTGGATGCCGGGCACCGTCATTATCATCTGCACGAAGTGCACACGCGTAAGCAGGACGGCCGTGCTGCCCACTTCAGCCGCGATGCGCTGGAAAAGTTCTGCCCGGACTGGCGCGAACGGGATTGCTATGCCTGTGGGCCGCCGGGGCTGCTGGCGGCACTGGAGCAGACCTGGGAAGACGCAGGCCTGTCGAACCGGCTGCATATCGAACGGTTCCGCGCCGAGCTGGCGCCGATCCCCGACGACGCGGTGGGCGGCAAGGTGCGCTTCGCACGGAGCGGTGTTGATGTGGACGCGGACGGCCAGACCAACCTGCTGCGCCT is from Isoalcanivorax pacificus W11-5 and encodes:
- a CDS encoding TetR/AcrR family transcriptional regulator, producing the protein MAKNKRDVDAKVKKAALEETAARLFMEQGFEATSMQQIARALDVAPNTLYWYYASKDELLVGVLNRLLSQTLQHLPAMGGLPLKAQMAWLLDELEQSREMVATVHSRLDQSPVIRAWHDQFHQFVESTVIFALKTAGVEASRCATLATVATFLVEGLLAHPHSAHQRHDILEWFAASAGDQLGGAAV
- a CDS encoding bifunctional 3-(3-hydroxy-phenyl)propionate/3-hydroxycinnamic acid hydroxylase, coding for MTNGSDGLPRTTDVLVIGFGPVGAALCALLGRYGVTTLAVDKVAAVMRAPRAIALDNEALRILQMAGLGEGAFERLAIPEVRMHCPYLGQFGRANTSGTIDGHPKLVTFYQPDLEHALRRQVAAYPCVAFHSGYELVSFTQAEAGVTAQLKDGAGEIHEVVARYLVGADGASSTVRGLIGQGFEGQTYPEDWLIVDAIRREEKAIDHVEFICHPDRPIPHMPAPGGRERWEFMLKPGETKEEMERPEKVAELLAPWIAPEDLVIERKAVYRFHARCCELFQQGRVFLVGDAAHITPPFVGQGLVAGLRDVANLGWKLAWVVRGQASPALLDSYDTERRPHARKMIGLAKLMGHLVMPRNTFKALAVHGAMRLCRFIPPLRRQLEELEIKPPNRFREGCLVKGRARRGVCRGALLPQGFVRHQGQICPSDEVFGDHLTLVGFGVDPRQYLDEAAQARWQARGGAFLQVGLRGQRPGAHTAFAEDLSDALANNRSRGTVMVSRPDRVIMHDGPAQEAQRLVDECLQAL
- a CDS encoding ferredoxin reductase — its product is MTTSMSEPKPSKGWLAKLSTITDMFAYPLRTSHYVELVNPLWTTHRMHARVVEVWDETRDCRTITLQPGANWRLHRPGQHIRVGIPVDGRHYTRTYTISSPPERDDGRFTITVKKIDGGRLSHHIVRHLKVGDHIPVGLPQGDFYLPDASPIQPLFITAGSGITPAMSMLRSLIAQQRLPDTVHIHYAPHEFDTIFGKELRKLDAGHRHYHLHEVHTRKQDGRAAHFSRDALEKFCPDWRERDCYACGPPGLLAALEQTWEDAGLSNRLHIERFRAELAPIPDDAVGGKVRFARSGVDVDADGQTNLLRLAEDAGLNPPHGCRMGICHTCNTTLKSGCVRDLRSGAFINEPGAIVQVCVCATAGDCELDI
- a CDS encoding phytanoyl-CoA dioxygenase family protein translates to MPFVAQPRRALTAEEIRTYQEDGVIMLKQAMDPNWMAMVEAGIEEARHNSSVLGRFMSRKVEGYQMDIFLWKRIDILRDLIYYSPCAELARQLMKSEEVRFFYDQMFVKEPGTDAPTPWHQDLSFWPIRGEQICSFWIPCDPVNRENSGLLYVKGSHRWPQRFKAISPDYVASIIDDDMEDIPDINANPGQYDLIDWDMEPGDILAFHPLTLHGSYGNASRKRRRRALALRWTGDDVIYAPSSKRMPIHYRHASVEGGPLRGGAFPRILPAPDPAERAARLQPERARFGKLAASAMGNAVAAARQTFKRPRTEQLKQTWTTQGEK
- a CDS encoding TetR/AcrR family transcriptional regulator, whose amino-acid sequence is MAKKAAANTLTRGYKKKARTRQQLLDAALRIYARTGVAGLALNTLAEEAGVSNGTVYNYFRTREEVLEAVGLELAVQLSQQILVFSEGVSSGAERLCIGVRTFMGKALDDPEWTRALITVVRYAEGMRSALANYLRADLQAGREQGDFDYANEEMAMAMVMSATMGAMNLVVEGIEMEHADRVAAEMILRSLGVSASKARKIASLPLPRTAD
- a CDS encoding alpha/beta hydrolase, which encodes MESLRYSPADLTCRIERTGYYYQGTWCAATLYRPAATGDAALPAILMVHGWGGTQDTLTVPFYEEFTRAGFVVMSFDYTGWGDSAGLPRHTISARGRVREADAALAFLKSRPGVDRNRIVVWGTSFGGGHAVELAAEHPELLGAIAQVPMLDGLAAVRAVPLARLLRFGLYCLVDLIKPGQPVYIQVVSAPGAFSSMDRDDAGKALALGEQSAGRGYDNRVAARSLMTMGPYRPFKRLRDIRIPTLLLGATGDSVAPFIEGKIRRVNNPHLTVDTVEANHFEPYFEPVFSSVISKQLAFLKSLVA